A DNA window from bacterium contains the following coding sequences:
- a CDS encoding DegT/DnrJ/EryC1/StrS family aminotransferase, translating into MSAKPSSELAAHGGEPFCRELIPLYRRAYDPVELAALEECLRSGWVTRGPKTVEFERAFAYYLARGTKNGESAGNSRGLFALGLNSCTAALHTALHCEGIGPDDEVITTPMTFAATVNVIEHVGATPVLVDIHPDTLCIDEEKIERAITNRTKAIIPVHYAGHPCELDAISDIAERHGLTVIEDCAHAVEAEYRGRKMGGFSPYSCFSFYANKNLSTGEGGMLVCRDEETKARAMVVSLHGMSRNAWQRYEGSRFELYDIERAGFKYNIFDLQAALGLVQLGKLDENWKKRLRLYERYCSLLADVPGIEPLQVRDHVKSAHHIFPCLLDLDKITVGRDEFLSLLLAENVQGYVHFRPIFEFRYYKDKYGWRAEDWPVAADAGMRVLSLPFYPSMTDEEMDSVVGAVRKVLAAVSI; encoded by the coding sequence ATGTCCGCCAAGCCTTCATCCGAGCTTGCCGCGCACGGCGGCGAACCATTTTGCCGGGAGCTTATCCCGCTTTATCGGCGCGCATACGATCCGGTGGAGCTTGCCGCGCTGGAGGAATGCCTGCGCTCCGGGTGGGTCACGCGCGGCCCGAAAACCGTCGAATTCGAGAGGGCGTTTGCATATTATCTCGCAAGAGGAACGAAGAACGGAGAGTCGGCGGGAAATTCCCGCGGTTTGTTTGCGCTTGGGCTGAACTCCTGCACCGCGGCGCTGCATACCGCGTTGCATTGCGAAGGGATCGGCCCTGACGACGAGGTAATCACGACGCCGATGACGTTTGCCGCGACGGTCAACGTAATCGAGCATGTCGGCGCGACGCCCGTGCTTGTGGATATTCATCCGGATACGCTGTGTATTGACGAGGAAAAAATCGAACGGGCGATTACGAATCGGACGAAAGCGATAATTCCCGTGCATTACGCGGGGCATCCATGCGAGCTTGACGCGATATCGGATATCGCGGAGCGGCATGGTCTTACGGTTATCGAGGACTGCGCGCATGCGGTTGAGGCGGAATACCGCGGCAGAAAAATGGGCGGATTTTCGCCGTACTCATGCTTCAGCTTTTACGCGAACAAGAATCTCTCGACAGGGGAGGGGGGGATGCTTGTCTGCCGCGACGAAGAAACGAAAGCCAGGGCGATGGTCGTCTCGCTCCACGGGATGAGCCGAAACGCGTGGCAAAGGTACGAAGGTAGCCGGTTCGAATTGTACGATATCGAGCGCGCGGGATTCAAATACAACATATTCGACCTGCAGGCGGCGCTTGGGCTGGTGCAGCTTGGCAAGCTCGATGAAAACTGGAAAAAGCGTCTCAGGCTGTATGAGCGATATTGCTCGCTGCTCGCGGATGTGCCGGGAATCGAGCCGCTTCAGGTGCGGGATCATGTAAAGAGCGCGCATCACATATTTCCCTGCCTTCTGGATTTGGACAAAATTACGGTCGGCCGCGACGAATTTCTTTCGTTACTGCTGGCTGAAAACGTCCAGGGATATGTCCATTTCCGCCCGATATTCGAATTCAGATATTACAAGGACAAATACGGCTGGCGGGCAGAAGATTGGCCTGTCGCGGCAGACGCTGGCATGCGCGTTTTGTCGCTGCCGTTCTATCCGTCGATGACTGACGAAGAGATGGATTCGGTCGTCGGCGCAGTGCGCAAGGTTCTTGCGGCGGTATCTATATAG